The Pseudodesulfovibrio sp. zrk46 genome contains a region encoding:
- a CDS encoding FtsX-like permease family protein, whose protein sequence is MGASGPEQSSVMDRPEGSIDRLITLPFSKSLEISFKSLKVRFFRSMITVSSLVLAVSFLSFVLVNLDFASGLLAGGGEAAARTLSKAGYDVDLAGGIVSMSPKERWIVILSLLVCTVGIINAQLMSVTERFSEIGVMKCLGALDSMILKLFLLEAAMQGLAGAAIGSVVGAFFALLSNLLRFGADSVGFLSWGSLLGSVGIATAAGCLLSLIGVLYPALLAARMEPINAIRAEH, encoded by the coding sequence ATGGGCGCATCCGGCCCTGAACAATCTTCCGTTATGGATCGCCCCGAGGGGAGCATCGACAGGCTCATCACGCTGCCATTCTCCAAATCGCTGGAGATCAGCTTCAAAAGCCTGAAGGTGCGGTTTTTCCGTTCCATGATCACGGTCTCCAGCCTGGTGCTGGCCGTGTCGTTTCTGTCCTTCGTGCTGGTGAATCTGGACTTTGCATCCGGATTGCTGGCGGGCGGTGGCGAGGCGGCGGCGCGGACCTTGTCCAAGGCGGGATATGATGTGGATCTGGCTGGCGGCATTGTCTCCATGTCGCCCAAGGAGCGCTGGATCGTCATCCTTTCGTTGCTCGTCTGCACGGTGGGCATCATCAATGCCCAGCTCATGTCCGTGACAGAACGCTTCTCCGAGATCGGCGTCATGAAGTGCCTCGGCGCGCTCGACTCCATGATCCTGAAGCTGTTTCTGCTCGAAGCTGCCATGCAGGGGCTGGCTGGCGCAGCCATCGGTTCCGTGGTGGGTGCATTTTTTGCCCTGCTTTCCAATCTGCTTCGATTCGGTGCGGATTCCGTAGGCTTCCTGTCATGGGGGAGTTTGTTAGGTTCCGTGGGTATCGCCACGGCAGCCGGATGTCTTTTGAGCCTCATCGGCGTACTGTACCCCGCACTTCTTGCGGCCCGCATGGAGCCCATCAACGCCATTCGCGCGGAGCACTGA
- a CDS encoding DUF2334 domain-containing protein → MIVKSTISPCWLASEQELTAAATRMADILSGAPSGTEIFFRADDIAVPGNNCQRMMEIHIARQIPLHMAVTPAWLTESRWAILKEWAGDSGMFIWHQHGWRHVNHQQSGKKGEFGTDRPKSAKKADLAKGMERLRTFMGDEFQPVFTPPWNRFDAATAEALQELGYRAVSRSTGEQKKVPLTDFLPDIPINVDLHTRSEADPAEGLNALIDEFAQAVKSGRVGVMLHHQRMNDAAFVFLDAVLVAAKGLALRSI, encoded by the coding sequence ATGATCGTCAAATCCACCATCTCCCCCTGCTGGCTCGCATCAGAGCAAGAGCTGACCGCTGCCGCCACGCGCATGGCTGATATCCTGTCTGGTGCTCCCTCCGGAACCGAAATCTTTTTTCGCGCCGATGATATCGCCGTGCCCGGCAACAACTGCCAGCGGATGATGGAGATACACATTGCCCGCCAGATTCCCCTGCACATGGCCGTGACCCCGGCGTGGCTCACCGAATCCCGCTGGGCAATCCTCAAGGAGTGGGCGGGCGATTCCGGCATGTTCATCTGGCACCAGCACGGCTGGCGGCACGTGAACCACCAGCAGTCCGGCAAGAAAGGTGAGTTCGGAACCGACCGTCCCAAGTCTGCCAAGAAGGCGGACCTCGCCAAGGGCATGGAACGCCTGCGTACCTTCATGGGCGACGAATTTCAGCCCGTCTTCACGCCGCCGTGGAATCGCTTTGACGCGGCCACGGCCGAGGCCCTTCAGGAGCTGGGCTATCGCGCTGTATCCCGGTCCACCGGAGAGCAGAAGAAGGTGCCCCTCACGGATTTTCTGCCCGACATCCCCATCAATGTGGACCTGCACACCCGGAGCGAAGCCGACCCTGCCGAGGGCTTGAACGCCCTGATAGACGAGTTCGCGCAAGCCGTAAAATCCGGCCGCGTGGGCGTGATGCTGCATCACCAGCGGATGAATGACGCGGCGTTTGTTTTTCTGGATGCGGTGTTGGTGGCGGCCAAGGGATTGGCCCTGCGTTCGATCTAG
- a CDS encoding LysR family transcriptional regulator produces MDIRRLQCFLAVAFEGNLTRAAESLFLSQSALSGQIKMLEEELEFDLFVRKARGMELTPEGEDLLPLARNAVQALEDFKMRAARLHAGPENSLTVGLNSDPSFLRMADLARSMRVTVPNLQLSFIVSQSRTTAEQLRSGEMQVGFRYGMWNEEGIHDEFITSVTLGIAIPVTMADQVRMGDWKGLAALPWVYTFNGCPFHVAVRERMSAYGVEVNPVNQAVDEGIVRELVIEGAGVSVLRIDDVDRLVENGHAVAWPETLQVPLCLSYPAGSGYTSPVREFREVVRSVWQGEMQLIA; encoded by the coding sequence ATGGATATTCGACGTTTGCAGTGTTTTTTGGCCGTGGCCTTTGAGGGGAACCTGACCCGCGCCGCCGAGAGCCTTTTCCTGAGTCAGTCTGCCTTGAGTGGGCAGATCAAGATGCTGGAAGAGGAACTCGAATTCGACCTGTTCGTGCGCAAGGCGCGTGGAATGGAGCTGACGCCCGAAGGCGAAGACCTGTTGCCCCTTGCCCGCAATGCCGTGCAGGCGTTGGAAGATTTCAAGATGCGGGCCGCCCGGCTGCATGCCGGACCGGAGAACTCTCTGACTGTGGGATTGAACTCTGATCCATCCTTTTTGCGCATGGCAGATCTGGCACGGAGCATGCGTGTGACCGTGCCGAATCTGCAATTGTCGTTCATCGTCTCCCAGAGTCGCACCACGGCGGAACAGCTGCGTTCAGGCGAGATGCAGGTGGGCTTTCGCTACGGCATGTGGAACGAGGAGGGCATCCACGATGAATTCATCACCTCGGTGACGCTGGGAATCGCCATTCCGGTGACTATGGCGGATCAGGTGAGGATGGGCGACTGGAAAGGACTTGCCGCGCTGCCCTGGGTATATACCTTTAATGGCTGTCCGTTTCATGTGGCCGTGCGCGAGCGCATGTCCGCCTATGGGGTTGAGGTCAACCCGGTGAACCAGGCCGTGGATGAAGGCATCGTGCGCGAGCTGGTCATCGAAGGCGCTGGCGTGTCCGTGCTGCGAATTGACGATGTGGACCGGCTGGTGGAAAACGGACATGCCGTGGCCTGGCCGGAAACCCTGCAGGTGCCGCTCTGCCTCTCCTATCCGGCGGGCAGCGGCTACACCTCGCCCGTGCGCGAGTTCCGCGAGGTGGTGCGCTCGGTCTGGCAGGGAGAGATGCAGCTTATCGCCTAG
- a CDS encoding amino acid permease, giving the protein MNQRKIGTLPLCCMMIGSVLGSGIIILPPLALEAAGPWAIVGWILTTLFGVAFAYLFAKVGSMFPGEGGAASAVERAFGSSAKRLAAYTLSGAVLFGPVAVILTIVEYLPPAIKPATAMGQAGLGAVIQMVCALLVISGLRNMSRFTLVLATTATALLLAGSGMVFFNYMGTPAPLPSFDGPAFGYTMLLLFWAVVGWEVVGNYGGEVIDPKRTIPRAAIMAAVVIGVVSLAVAGALQYGQLPPEAGHGVSALLYPLFGSLAPWIMGALTVALCTTTYLVIIGAVTRLLAHLSRETGLPDALDRRNRHNAPWVGMLFYTAVHLIQFVLVGFGVLDLAGLVAIADGFFLANALLGTLAGIKLFTSPLPRFVATLLSIGVFMVLLQSHWPVQLTLIVLAAFVLLRARRRALSAI; this is encoded by the coding sequence ATGAACCAACGGAAAATCGGAACGCTCCCATTGTGTTGCATGATGATAGGCTCGGTCCTCGGCTCGGGCATCATCATTCTGCCGCCCCTCGCACTGGAGGCCGCAGGGCCGTGGGCCATTGTGGGCTGGATTCTGACCACGCTGTTCGGCGTGGCCTTTGCCTACCTCTTTGCCAAGGTCGGCTCCATGTTTCCGGGAGAAGGCGGGGCTGCCAGCGCAGTGGAACGTGCCTTTGGTTCGTCCGCCAAGCGGCTGGCCGCGTATACCCTGTCCGGCGCTGTCCTGTTCGGACCCGTTGCCGTCATCCTGACCATCGTGGAGTACCTTCCTCCCGCCATCAAACCCGCCACAGCCATGGGACAGGCCGGACTTGGCGCGGTCATACAGATGGTGTGCGCCCTGCTGGTCATCAGCGGCCTGCGCAACATGAGCCGCTTCACGCTGGTGCTTGCGACCACGGCCACGGCCCTGCTGCTGGCCGGCTCCGGCATGGTGTTCTTCAACTACATGGGTACTCCCGCTCCCCTGCCGTCCTTTGACGGACCGGCGTTCGGTTACACCATGCTCCTGCTCTTCTGGGCCGTGGTCGGCTGGGAAGTCGTGGGCAACTACGGCGGCGAAGTGATCGACCCCAAACGCACCATTCCCCGCGCTGCCATCATGGCCGCCGTGGTCATCGGCGTGGTGTCACTGGCCGTGGCGGGTGCGCTCCAGTACGGGCAACTGCCGCCCGAGGCCGGGCACGGAGTGTCTGCGCTGCTTTACCCCCTGTTCGGCTCGCTGGCTCCGTGGATCATGGGTGCGCTGACCGTGGCCCTGTGCACCACCACCTACCTCGTCATCATTGGCGCGGTCACACGACTCCTTGCACACCTCTCCCGCGAGACAGGGCTGCCGGACGCGCTGGACCGTCGCAATCGGCACAACGCACCGTGGGTGGGCATGCTTTTCTACACGGCAGTTCATCTCATCCAGTTCGTACTGGTGGGGTTCGGCGTTCTCGATCTGGCCGGGCTGGTGGCCATTGCCGATGGGTTCTTCCTCGCCAACGCCCTGCTCGGAACCCTTGCCGGGATCAAGCTGTTCACCTCGCCGTTGCCCCGGTTCGTTGCCACGCTGCTCTCCATCGGTGTCTTCATGGTCTTGCTCCAGTCGCACTGGCCCGTTCAGCTGACACTGATCGTCCTCGCCGCATTTGTCCTGCTGCGAGCCCGAAGACGCGCTTTGTCCGCGATATAG
- the dapF gene encoding diaminopimelate epimerase, whose amino-acid sequence MSIFSTSIPFYKMQGCGNDFVVIDNREAKVAEADMADWAVKVCARAFGVYADGLFFLEETDVPDLDYRWHFFNSDGSRAEMCGNASRCAGKLAHAIGLAPAEHTFGTDAGPIKAQVLQDGPDAGRVKVQLTPPQGLETNIEIDVDGAPLTIHFADTGVPHVVVFVEDIENYDVKGMGAKIRYHEHFAPAGTNVNFAEVKDDATMLLRTYERGVEDETYACGTGAAATQLIANTLGLTGPKADLTTTGGEVLTIFLEDGNVFLQGAAELTFKGEMYLEALGL is encoded by the coding sequence ATGAGCATTTTCAGCACATCCATACCATTCTACAAAATGCAGGGCTGCGGAAACGACTTCGTGGTCATCGACAACCGCGAGGCCAAAGTAGCCGAAGCCGACATGGCTGACTGGGCTGTCAAAGTCTGCGCCCGCGCTTTTGGAGTATATGCTGACGGTCTGTTCTTCCTAGAGGAAACCGACGTCCCCGACCTTGACTACCGCTGGCATTTCTTCAATTCCGATGGTTCCCGTGCCGAAATGTGCGGCAACGCCTCCCGCTGCGCTGGCAAGCTCGCCCACGCCATCGGCCTCGCCCCGGCCGAACACACCTTTGGCACCGACGCCGGCCCCATCAAGGCCCAGGTGCTGCAGGACGGTCCGGACGCAGGTCGCGTCAAGGTCCAGCTCACCCCGCCCCAGGGGCTTGAGACCAACATCGAGATCGACGTGGACGGTGCTCCCCTGACCATTCACTTTGCCGACACCGGCGTGCCTCACGTAGTGGTTTTCGTCGAGGACATCGAGAACTACGATGTGAAGGGCATGGGCGCCAAGATTCGCTACCACGAGCATTTTGCGCCAGCCGGAACCAACGTCAACTTTGCCGAGGTAAAGGACGACGCCACCATGCTGCTGCGCACCTACGAACGTGGCGTAGAGGACGAGACCTACGCCTGCGGCACCGGCGCAGCCGCCACTCAACTGATAGCCAACACACTGGGCCTCACCGGTCCCAAAGCCGACCTCACCACCACGGGCGGCGAAGTGCTGACAATTTTCCTGGAAGACGGGAACGTATTTCTGCAGGGCGCTGCAGAGCTGACCTTCAAGGGCGAAATGTACCTGGAGGCACTCGGTCTGTAA
- a CDS encoding cache domain-containing protein, whose protein sequence is MRRALSLLGITLLLILAIGPVRSVADGLPTRQNIELVVRSTATGLGALMEDIYDQDEQIEAIRRFISPIRFFKDNSGYFFVFDSTGKLVAHATQPDVVGQRLQDIKNIQERHAVRSFVNVAKKGGGYVEYWWKKPETGIYHEKISFIAPIPNTDFFLGSGIYFSSLRP, encoded by the coding sequence ATGCGCCGCGCCCTCTCACTATTGGGGATCACCCTACTTCTGATCCTGGCCATCGGACCAGTAAGGTCTGTTGCGGATGGGCTGCCAACTCGACAGAACATCGAGCTGGTCGTGCGGTCAACAGCAACAGGGCTGGGCGCACTCATGGAAGACATCTACGACCAGGATGAACAGATTGAAGCTATCCGTCGCTTCATCAGCCCCATCCGTTTCTTCAAAGATAATTCCGGGTATTTCTTCGTCTTTGACAGCACCGGCAAACTCGTTGCCCATGCAACCCAACCCGATGTTGTTGGTCAACGCCTGCAAGACATCAAGAACATTCAGGAACGTCATGCCGTCCGATCATTCGTCAATGTCGCAAAAAAGGGCGGCGGTTACGTCGAATACTGGTGGAAGAAGCCTGAGACTGGTATCTATCACGAAAAGATCAGCTTTATCGCGCCCATCCCCAATACGGACTTCTTCCTCGGTTCGGGCATCTACTTCTCAAGCCTAAGACCATAA
- a CDS encoding carboxymuconolactone decarboxylase family protein: protein MSEQEPAEKATELFRQMNKNRRDVFKAYQGFTASIKKGSAIEEKYQSLILIACSILSQCDMCISLHVQNAATNGASKDEIIDAGLLAVAMGGSPRMMYMRYIYEEVDKLFD from the coding sequence ATGTCTGAGCAAGAACCCGCTGAAAAGGCGACAGAGCTTTTCCGTCAGATGAACAAGAACCGTCGCGACGTGTTCAAGGCCTATCAGGGCTTCACCGCATCCATCAAAAAGGGCAGCGCCATTGAGGAGAAGTACCAGTCCCTGATCCTGATCGCCTGCTCCATCCTTTCCCAATGCGACATGTGCATCTCGCTCCACGTGCAGAACGCAGCTACCAACGGAGCCTCCAAGGACGAAATCATCGATGCCGGCCTGCTGGCCGTCGCCATGGGCGGCTCCCCCCGCATGATGTACATGCGGTATATTTATGAGGAAGTGGACAAGCTGTTCGATTAG
- a CDS encoding ABC transporter ATP-binding protein/permease, translating to MPHPNDTKRITKTSLYSWVLFKNLHLQLAVVAIIVVTVAMRVLPLEMQKRIINEAIGMKDLPALYKYCALYFGAVTLAGILKLVINYMQVYIGERALKVIRERLYEHLLSLPIQFYRRTSPGNVISYIITEFIPVATFIGQAVAVPVVNILTFFAMAGYMIHLNPTIGLISIAIYPIELMVLPRIQKYFRRANRSRIQHTQKLSGLVGEAVSGVHEVHSNASIPLESKRFKDVLEELYKATVMQNALKFFIKFINNFFMSLGPFVLFLIGGYYAIQGHFDVGAIVAFLSAYEKLYDPWKELMEFWQVYQDSSVRYNQIMRAFDHAPEFAQTVEGRDPFVLDNDVEVKDLSFVVGGNIKLLDRVSLKVKGGEHVALVGFSGSGKSTLALCIAQLYKYTGGSVLVGGQEVSELSKPDMTYNLGMVAQHPFIFDGTVKENLLYSCESLSMQGGTCTQNGGEPDLDTLIKLTQQVGLFTDVLAFALRSKLSDDNHSDLKASVVEARREFQEGQAGMYADVAEYIEFFDVANYCQYMTVAENIAFGAAISEEFDPEHLHTQPKFCDFLERQGLMAHITVLGETLARIVTDEMGPEPEHAQFRNSPIPEAEYGEYQKVANRLDSGEPLSEEEKGLILKLALGFTPGIHRQVDLDKGFANRVVNSRQTFIDGVNKDYPGAFAFFEGDEYIDAINIKDNILFGRVRTEEPGAEDVINHRIMQALIMQGALEPVAAMGLEFEVGSMGDRLSGGQRQKIALARTFLKDPAILILDEATAALDNKSQGRVQNIITNNLKGKSTVLAVIHRLDMLPYYDKIVVLKAGKIVEQGGYDELLEKKGSLYTLIHGREE from the coding sequence ATGCCGCATCCAAACGATACCAAACGAATTACCAAAACATCACTCTATTCATGGGTGCTGTTCAAGAATCTTCACCTGCAGCTGGCTGTGGTTGCCATCATCGTGGTCACGGTTGCCATGCGTGTTCTGCCCCTTGAGATGCAGAAACGCATTATCAACGAAGCCATCGGCATGAAAGACCTGCCGGCGCTGTATAAATACTGCGCCCTCTACTTCGGGGCTGTGACCCTCGCGGGCATCCTCAAGCTGGTCATCAACTACATGCAGGTCTACATCGGTGAGCGGGCGCTCAAGGTGATTCGTGAGCGGCTATACGAACACCTGCTTTCCCTGCCCATCCAGTTCTACCGTCGTACTTCTCCCGGTAATGTCATCTCCTACATCATCACCGAGTTCATCCCGGTGGCCACCTTCATCGGACAGGCCGTGGCCGTACCTGTGGTCAATATCCTGACCTTCTTTGCCATGGCCGGGTACATGATTCACCTGAACCCCACCATCGGCCTGATCTCCATTGCCATCTATCCCATCGAGCTGATGGTGCTGCCGCGCATCCAGAAGTATTTCCGCCGCGCCAACCGCAGCCGCATCCAGCATACCCAGAAGCTCTCCGGGCTGGTGGGCGAGGCCGTTTCCGGCGTGCATGAGGTGCATTCCAACGCCTCCATCCCGCTGGAAAGCAAGCGGTTCAAGGACGTTCTCGAAGAGCTGTACAAGGCGACTGTCATGCAGAACGCCCTCAAGTTCTTCATCAAGTTCATCAACAATTTCTTCATGTCCCTCGGACCCTTTGTCCTGTTCCTCATCGGTGGTTACTACGCCATTCAGGGCCACTTTGATGTGGGTGCCATCGTTGCTTTCCTGTCCGCCTATGAGAAGCTCTATGATCCGTGGAAGGAGCTGATGGAATTCTGGCAGGTCTATCAGGACAGCTCGGTTCGTTACAATCAGATCATGCGCGCCTTTGACCACGCTCCCGAGTTCGCTCAGACCGTGGAAGGACGTGATCCCTTCGTTCTGGACAACGATGTTGAGGTCAAGGACCTCTCGTTCGTGGTCGGCGGCAACATCAAGCTGCTGGACCGCGTGTCCCTGAAGGTCAAAGGTGGAGAACATGTCGCTCTGGTCGGTTTCTCCGGGTCGGGTAAATCGACCCTCGCGCTCTGCATAGCGCAACTATATAAGTATACGGGTGGCTCGGTCCTTGTGGGCGGTCAGGAGGTGAGTGAACTCTCCAAACCTGACATGACCTACAACCTCGGCATGGTGGCCCAGCATCCGTTCATCTTTGACGGCACCGTCAAGGAGAACCTGCTCTACTCCTGCGAATCCCTTTCCATGCAGGGCGGCACCTGTACCCAGAACGGGGGCGAGCCTGATCTTGATACGCTTATCAAGCTCACCCAGCAGGTGGGGCTGTTCACCGACGTTCTCGCCTTTGCGCTGCGCTCCAAGCTGTCGGACGACAACCATTCGGACCTCAAGGCGTCCGTGGTGGAAGCCCGCCGCGAATTCCAGGAAGGGCAGGCCGGAATGTACGCCGACGTGGCCGAGTACATCGAGTTCTTTGATGTGGCGAACTACTGCCAGTACATGACTGTGGCCGAAAATATCGCCTTTGGCGCGGCCATCAGCGAAGAGTTCGATCCCGAGCACCTGCATACTCAGCCGAAGTTCTGCGACTTCCTTGAGCGGCAGGGGCTTATGGCACACATCACCGTGCTCGGTGAGACGTTGGCCCGCATCGTCACAGATGAGATGGGACCGGAGCCGGAGCATGCCCAGTTCCGGAACTCCCCCATCCCCGAGGCGGAGTACGGCGAATATCAGAAGGTCGCCAACCGACTCGATTCCGGCGAGCCCCTCAGTGAAGAGGAAAAGGGACTCATTCTCAAGCTCGCACTGGGCTTCACCCCCGGCATCCATCGTCAGGTGGATCTGGACAAGGGCTTTGCCAACCGTGTGGTCAATTCGCGCCAGACCTTTATCGACGGCGTAAACAAAGATTACCCCGGCGCCTTCGCCTTCTTTGAAGGGGACGAATACATCGACGCTATTAATATCAAGGATAATATCCTGTTCGGTCGCGTTCGTACCGAGGAACCCGGTGCCGAGGACGTTATCAACCACCGTATCATGCAGGCTCTGATCATGCAGGGCGCGCTGGAACCGGTGGCCGCAATGGGACTGGAATTCGAAGTCGGCTCCATGGGTGACCGCCTGTCCGGTGGACAGCGCCAGAAGATCGCCCTGGCCCGTACGTTCCTCAAGGACCCCGCCATTCTCATTCTGGACGAGGCCACGGCCGCCCTCGACAACAAGTCGCAGGGACGCGTTCAGAATATCATCACCAATAACCTGAAGGGCAAGTCAACGGTCCTTGCTGTCATCCATCGACTCGACATGCTCCCCTACTACGACAAGATCGTGGTGTTGAAGGCGGGCAAAATTGTCGAGCAGGGTGGTTATGACGAACTTCTTGAGAAGAAGGGATCGCTCTACACCCTCATTCATGGTCGGGAAGAGTAA
- a CDS encoding SpoIIE family protein phosphatase, whose protein sequence is MKISIRIKFFIVLLAFSLGPILISRGIVGGAAEKVANRISSDTRTELLDIVSTELELNALSLLSLLEAKGESFALGTLMLAQQAEISLNKNTPASKGKPFFTGDYMGMGDKPSDMAPSEDYPLNTRSGRTRPMNISLEHSAFLVPAQQSTSLFLDEARQLMTLLPTLKDLRNTQQSSANWYNVALESGLLMTYPGHGRFPMNYDPREQDWYTRAMREPNNQVVWVSPRIDPSTRRAVTTASLAIRDKDGAPLGVVSIDIPISAIIGAGDLKARWSKSIQSFMLVRYPGDIVAHDGLLIVAQESYGEGGRRHWMSGIEPEWMESNDPIKFKKLLVKMKEEKSGHMRLPYKGEESLWAYASNDDFSFLLITPESVVAKLPNEMADAVKGLTARLRNISSIISGVMLIIVGLIAWFGSRATTKPVMAMAEQAKRLADGDFSVRINYTTGDERDELVNAFNDMVPKLRERMSMRRDLQLAQQVQELLLPSKHPTLSGYDLAGGISFCDQTGGDYYDFIKADNDSTPALGVVLGDVSGHGVASALLMATARGQLHSLAGSPLSPKQRIRAINNVISRDMDGTGRFLTLFYIRLLEDCSTLQWVRAGHDPAFRYNPATDTFSELNGEGLPIGVLEGFEYEDYETQLESGEVLLLATDGVWEARNADGEMFGKQRILAIIRENAHMYAEEIRLALMKAVEAFQANGQEDDIAVVVIKKD, encoded by the coding sequence ATGAAAATATCCATCCGCATCAAATTCTTCATCGTACTCCTGGCGTTCAGCCTTGGGCCGATTCTTATTTCACGCGGTATTGTCGGCGGCGCAGCCGAAAAAGTTGCGAACAGAATCAGCAGTGATACCCGGACCGAACTACTGGACATCGTCAGCACCGAACTGGAGCTTAATGCCCTGTCCCTGCTCTCACTGCTGGAGGCCAAAGGCGAATCCTTTGCCCTCGGCACCCTGATGCTCGCCCAACAGGCGGAGATCTCCCTGAACAAAAACACGCCTGCCTCCAAGGGCAAGCCATTTTTCACCGGAGACTACATGGGCATGGGCGACAAGCCCTCCGACATGGCCCCCTCCGAAGACTATCCGCTGAACACGCGTTCCGGCCGGACTCGCCCCATGAACATCAGCCTTGAGCACAGCGCATTTCTTGTCCCGGCCCAGCAAAGTACCAGCCTGTTCCTGGACGAAGCCCGCCAGTTGATGACGCTACTGCCCACCCTCAAGGACCTCCGCAACACTCAGCAAAGCTCCGCCAACTGGTACAACGTCGCGCTGGAATCGGGCCTGCTCATGACCTACCCCGGTCACGGCCGATTCCCCATGAATTACGACCCGCGCGAACAGGACTGGTATACACGGGCCATGCGAGAGCCCAACAACCAGGTGGTGTGGGTCTCCCCCCGCATAGATCCTTCCACCCGACGCGCCGTGACCACCGCCAGCCTCGCCATCCGCGACAAGGACGGCGCTCCCCTCGGCGTGGTATCCATCGACATCCCCATCTCCGCCATCATCGGCGCGGGTGACCTCAAGGCCCGTTGGAGCAAGTCCATCCAATCCTTCATGCTCGTCCGCTACCCCGGTGACATTGTGGCCCACGACGGCCTGCTCATTGTAGCGCAGGAATCCTACGGCGAGGGCGGCAGACGGCACTGGATGTCCGGCATCGAGCCCGAGTGGATGGAGTCCAATGATCCGATCAAGTTCAAGAAATTGCTTGTTAAGATGAAAGAGGAAAAGAGCGGCCACATGCGCCTGCCCTACAAGGGGGAGGAATCCCTCTGGGCCTACGCCTCCAATGACGACTTCTCCTTCCTGCTCATCACGCCGGAATCCGTGGTTGCCAAGCTCCCCAACGAGATGGCTGATGCGGTAAAGGGCCTCACGGCTCGTTTGCGCAACATTTCCTCCATCATCTCCGGCGTCATGCTCATTATCGTCGGCCTGATCGCGTGGTTCGGCTCCCGGGCTACAACCAAGCCCGTCATGGCCATGGCAGAACAAGCCAAGCGCCTTGCTGACGGGGATTTCTCAGTCCGCATCAATTACACCACCGGAGACGAACGCGACGAGCTGGTCAACGCTTTCAACGACATGGTTCCCAAGCTCAGGGAACGCATGAGCATGCGCCGTGATCTACAGCTGGCCCAACAGGTGCAGGAGCTCCTGTTGCCGAGCAAGCACCCCACCCTGTCCGGCTATGATCTGGCCGGGGGCATCTCCTTCTGCGACCAGACAGGCGGCGACTACTACGACTTCATCAAGGCGGACAACGACTCCACACCCGCTTTGGGCGTCGTGCTCGGCGACGTCTCCGGACACGGCGTGGCATCGGCTCTGCTCATGGCAACGGCCAGAGGCCAGCTTCATTCGCTGGCGGGCTCACCTTTGTCACCAAAGCAACGCATTCGTGCGATCAATAACGTCATCTCGCGTGATATGGACGGCACGGGCCGATTCCTGACGCTGTTCTACATCCGGCTTCTGGAAGACTGCTCGACCCTGCAGTGGGTTCGTGCCGGGCATGATCCCGCCTTCCGTTACAATCCGGCCACGGACACGTTCTCCGAGCTGAACGGCGAAGGATTGCCCATCGGCGTACTGGAAGGATTCGAATACGAAGACTACGAGACGCAGCTCGAATCCGGCGAAGTATTATTGCTGGCAACAGATGGCGTATGGGAAGCCCGCAACGCAGACGGCGAAATGTTTGGCAAGCAAAGAATACTTGCCATCATCAGGGAGAATGCGCATATGTATGCAGAAGAGATTCGTTTGGCGCTGATGAAAGCTGTGGAGGCTTTCCAGGCCAACGGACAGGAAGACGACATCGCCGTTGTCGTCATCAAGAAGGATTGA
- a CDS encoding ATP-binding protein, translating into MPEKVISFRMTNKQNCFKCFQPKVETFGAEVGLAPKIVFHLTLVLDELVTNIIDYGYADFDEHPIDVTIGYDDPIITIRLVDDAEPFNILEAPEPELDKPLEERDRQIGGMGVHLVKNMVKHIDYQRKDGKNILTLTKDTSSAHCAKG; encoded by the coding sequence GTGCCTGAAAAAGTCATTTCATTCCGGATGACCAACAAGCAGAACTGCTTCAAATGCTTCCAGCCCAAGGTGGAAACATTTGGCGCGGAGGTTGGTCTTGCGCCCAAGATCGTCTTCCATCTCACGCTGGTTCTCGACGAGCTCGTCACCAACATCATTGATTACGGATACGCCGACTTCGATGAGCACCCCATTGACGTGACCATCGGTTATGATGATCCGATCATCACCATCCGCCTCGTGGATGACGCCGAGCCTTTCAACATACTTGAAGCGCCGGAGCCGGAGCTGGACAAGCCCCTGGAGGAACGTGACCGCCAGATCGGCGGCATGGGCGTCCACCTCGTCAAGAATATGGTCAAACACATTGATTACCAGCGCAAAGACGGCAAAAACATACTGACACTGACTAAAGACACCAGCAGCGCACACTGCGCCAAGGGATAG